A part of Helicobacter fennelliae genomic DNA contains:
- a CDS encoding DMT family transporter yields MRVAKNPLLWAWMCLIIAILTEVIGSSFLKVGYVHDFHIIIFSHRIDCSFFVTAIFICISYYFIGLAIKKISVSIAYAMWEVLGVICIVLVSIFYFDEKLSTMQMCGIALGICGIILINLGEEKSSKSS; encoded by the coding sequence ATGCGCGTAGCGAAAAATCCATTATTATGGGCGTGGATGTGTCTGATTATTGCGATTTTGACAGAAGTTATAGGCTCAAGCTTTTTAAAGGTGGGCTATGTGCATGATTTTCATATCATTATATTTTCTCATCGCATTGATTGTAGCTTTTTTGTCACTGCTATTTTTATTTGCATTTCTTATTATTTCATCGGGCTTGCGATAAAAAAAATCAGCGTCAGCATAGCATACGCAATGTGGGAAGTTTTGGGGGTGATTTGCATTGTGTTAGTGAGTATTTTTTATTTTGATGAAAAGCTCTCAACTATGCAAATGTGTGGTATTGCACTTGGGATTTGTGGGATTATTTTAATCAATCTTGGCGAAGAAAAAAGCTCAAAAAGTAGCTAA
- a CDS encoding Nif3-like dinuclear metal center hexameric protein, producing MKLSEIYEVLDSISPFALQEKWDNSGLNIGDLHQEIEGIYLALEADLQIVKSLPKNALLITHHPLIFTPLKSLQTAQYPSNLAQILLSNNNALIAMHTNFDKTHLNAHFAKNILGFTEAQECNMAQYCKIQESTIANLALHLKQTLGLETIRFTPLESKISDLYIVCGSGASFLKEIPHKPSCLITGDIKYHDAMSALSMNIGCIDVEHYASERDFPKILKSILQIKSLKGIILHNFSPFSYI from the coding sequence ATGAAACTCTCTGAAATTTATGAAGTGCTAGATTCTATAAGTCCATTTGCCTTGCAAGAAAAATGGGATAATTCAGGGCTTAATATCGGTGATTTACATCAAGAGATTGAGGGCATTTATCTTGCATTAGAGGCTGATTTGCAAATTGTCAAATCCTTGCCTAAAAACGCACTTCTTATCACACATCACCCGCTTATCTTCACCCCTCTAAAATCCTTGCAAACCGCGCAATACCCAAGCAATCTAGCCCAGATTCTCCTTAGCAACAATAACGCCCTTATCGCCATGCATACAAACTTTGACAAAACACATCTCAACGCGCACTTTGCAAAAAACATCTTAGGCTTCACAGAGGCTCAAGAATGTAATATGGCGCAATATTGCAAGATTCAAGAAAGCACGATTGCAAATTTAGCATTACATCTCAAACAAACATTAGGGCTTGAGACTATCCGCTTCACGCCGCTAGAATCTAAAATATCAGATCTATATATCGTATGCGGAAGTGGTGCTAGCTTTCTCAAAGAAATACCACACAAGCCAAGCTGCCTTATCACCGGAGATATAAAATACCATGACGCGATGAGCGCACTTTCTATGAATATAGGTTGCATTGATGTCGAGCATTACGCAAGCGAGAGAGATTTTCCAAAAATCTTAAAAAGTATTTTGCAAATTAAGAGCCTTAAAGGTATAATACTACACAATTTTTCCCCATTTTCTTATATATGA
- a CDS encoding SMR family transporter, protein MGFVLVALAALIDVIANLLLKQSNGFQKKLYGISAIFLVLLAFYLLRLALKHMPLAVAYSSWGAIGIIGTLIGGRILFGERLNAIGYIGVVCVLCAVVLLKMGEIDG, encoded by the coding sequence ATGGGTTTTGTCCTTGTGGCATTAGCTGCGCTCATTGATGTGATCGCAAATCTTTTACTCAAGCAATCAAATGGCTTTCAAAAAAAGCTCTATGGGATAAGCGCGATATTTTTGGTGCTTTTGGCGTTTTATTTGCTTCGCCTTGCGCTTAAGCATATGCCTTTAGCAGTGGCGTATTCAAGCTGGGGAGCGATTGGGATTATTGGGACGCTTATTGGCGGGCGGATATTATTTGGAGAAAGGCTTAATGCCATCGGCTACATTGGTGTGGTATGTGTGCTATGCGCGGTGGTGCTACTCAAAATGGGCGAGATAGATGGGTGA
- a CDS encoding threonine/serine exporter family protein translates to MFDITQNFPQLATLLHSPFLHNSLWQECISNTIFAFIAGFGFACALNPLKRTLILSAVFAAIGYNVRFLLMETSFFGFAGASFCASLCIGLLATIIAKKLTSPIEVVVFPALLPMFPGSYGYKSIISLLLFIQQNDDKGRLEYLLAFFDHFMIMVSVSLALVAGVLIVLSIFYEQSFMMTRGFKRLSLKDW, encoded by the coding sequence ATGTTTGACATTACGCAAAATTTTCCACAATTAGCGACATTATTACATTCGCCATTTTTGCATAATTCGCTTTGGCAGGAATGTATATCAAATACGATTTTTGCATTTATCGCTGGATTTGGCTTTGCGTGTGCGCTTAATCCGCTCAAGCGCACATTGATTTTGAGCGCGGTTTTTGCAGCGATTGGCTATAATGTGCGGTTTTTGCTTATGGAGACTTCGTTTTTTGGCTTTGCGGGAGCGAGCTTTTGTGCGAGCCTTTGTATCGGGCTTTTGGCTACAATCATCGCCAAAAAGCTGACAAGCCCGATTGAAGTTGTTGTGTTTCCTGCGCTTTTGCCTATGTTTCCGGGAAGCTATGGATACAAAAGCATTATCTCACTTTTGCTCTTTATACAGCAAAACGATGATAAGGGCAGGCTTGAGTATTTGCTTGCGTTTTTTGATCATTTTATGATTATGGTTTCTGTCTCATTGGCGTTGGTTGCGGGGGTTTTGATTGTTTTGTCGATATTTTATGAGCAAAGCTTTATGATGACAAGAGGGTTTAAGAGGCTCTCACTGAAGGATTGGTAG
- a CDS encoding RluA family pseudouridine synthase, producing the protein MQKAYKLLSTQLGTSHKKAKTLIDQGRVSFKGKKITLARAEFPDQSIFDVIAYTKPTILFEDSDIMCIDKPPFIESYNLVDDLIDIFGEEFKEWSLLHRLDKETSGVILLVKTESEFAKKAREEFKHKRVIKHYNTLVDGIISEEQVIDLPILTQRGKIAKSKISKKGLPAISIIKPQAIIGKKTLLDVEIKTGRTHQIRIHLKAIGYPIVGDSLYGGIPAKRLMLHARYIKIFDYEFHAPLPKEFQV; encoded by the coding sequence ATGCAAAAAGCATATAAACTTCTAAGCACACAGCTTGGCACTTCACACAAAAAAGCCAAAACACTCATCGATCAAGGACGCGTAAGCTTCAAAGGCAAAAAAATCACTCTCGCTCGCGCAGAATTTCCAGATCAAAGCATATTTGATGTGATCGCCTACACAAAGCCGACAATCCTTTTTGAAGATTCTGATATTATGTGTATAGACAAACCGCCATTTATCGAAAGCTATAATCTTGTAGATGATCTTATAGATATTTTTGGAGAGGAATTCAAAGAATGGAGCTTGCTTCATCGGCTCGACAAAGAGACAAGTGGGGTTATTTTGCTTGTCAAAACTGAGAGTGAATTTGCAAAAAAAGCCAGAGAAGAATTCAAACACAAACGCGTAATAAAGCATTATAACACTTTAGTAGATGGCATTATAAGCGAGGAGCAAGTGATTGATTTGCCTATTTTGACCCAAAGAGGCAAAATCGCAAAAAGTAAAATCTCAAAGAAAGGTTTGCCAGCTATAAGTATCATCAAGCCACAGGCAATTATTGGCAAAAAAACTCTCCTTGATGTCGAGATAAAAACCGGTCGCACACATCAAATCAGAATCCACCTTAAAGCTATCGGGTATCCAATTGTTGGCGATAGTCTGTATGGTGGGATTCCAGCCAAACGACTTATGCTTCATGCTCGATATATAAAGATTTTTGATTATGAATTCCACGCACCATTACCAAAAGAGTTTCAAGTTTAG
- the lgt gene encoding prolipoprotein diacylglyceryl transferase encodes MSFWNDIYQKFDPIAFSVFGFPMHWYGIAYVCALLFAFFVAKIIISRAPNRFPISSHMLDSYFIWAEIGVILGARIGYIIIYDPMRFWYLAHPWQIFNIFDTAGNFVGIRGMSYHGAIIGFLLASWIFARLKKQSFLLYMDLAALSIPLAYVFGRIGNFLNQELYGRVVLDSDTFGQMIGIIVDGTLRYPSQLLEAFLEGVVVFIIVLVSARLVRTKGMLIAIYAISYGVMRFIAEYWREPDSQMGLFFGLSMGQILCCCMILCGSALMLYLRAHPKQIKTKANTRKDK; translated from the coding sequence ATGAGTTTTTGGAATGATATTTATCAAAAATTTGACCCTATTGCTTTTAGCGTGTTTGGCTTTCCTATGCATTGGTATGGGATCGCGTATGTGTGCGCGCTTTTGTTTGCTTTTTTTGTCGCAAAAATCATCATCTCGCGTGCGCCAAATCGCTTTCCTATCAGCTCACATATGCTTGATAGTTATTTTATTTGGGCAGAAATTGGCGTGATTTTGGGTGCGCGCATTGGCTATATCATCATTTATGATCCTATGCGGTTTTGGTATCTTGCGCATCCATGGCAAATCTTTAATATCTTTGATACAGCGGGTAATTTCGTAGGCATTCGTGGAATGAGCTATCATGGAGCGATTATTGGATTTTTGCTTGCTTCGTGGATTTTTGCAAGACTCAAAAAACAATCATTTTTGCTATATATGGATCTAGCAGCCCTTAGCATACCTTTGGCGTATGTATTTGGGCGCATTGGGAATTTTCTCAATCAAGAACTCTATGGGCGCGTGGTTTTAGATTCTGATACATTCGGGCAAATGATTGGGATTATAGTTGATGGCACACTTCGCTATCCTAGCCAGCTTTTGGAGGCGTTTTTGGAGGGCGTGGTGGTGTTTATCATCGTGCTTGTGAGTGCGCGCCTTGTCCGCACAAAAGGAATGCTTATTGCTATTTATGCGATAAGCTATGGTGTCATGCGCTTTATTGCGGAGTATTGGCGAGAGCCAGATTCTCAAATGGGATTGTTTTTTGGGTTGAGTATGGGGCAGATTCTGTGCTGCTGTATGATTCTATGCGGAAGTGCGCTTATGCTGTATCTTAGAGCTCACCCAAAACAAATAAAAACAAAGGCAAATACAAGAAAGGATAAATAA
- a CDS encoding threonine/serine exporter family protein, whose product MQKAHQAYIQKAHIQKAHIMEVSDFVAKYASALLSNGAYTSRVARCTERIAESFGYDVHLNIFLKYIILNVIDKQNYDNRYTQVINNTQPNVNLALITHLSALSWQIYDEHLSLKEAKIGFEDMMHKARLAPIPTAFFVSFANATFCKLFDGDFGALVCIFMGTFVGFWLRFFCQKIKLDMRAQFLFTSFLSSFVAYIGVWLGLTHTPEIAIGGSILYLIPGVLIINALVDIIQENTLMGVSRTINMIVVMLCLAGGVYMTLEITKVSILNV is encoded by the coding sequence ATGCAAAAAGCACACCAAGCATATATCCAAAAAGCGCACATTCAAAAAGCACATATTATGGAAGTAAGTGATTTTGTCGCAAAATACGCAAGTGCTTTGCTTTCAAATGGTGCATACACTTCAAGGGTCGCGCGCTGCACTGAGCGGATAGCAGAATCTTTTGGCTATGATGTGCATTTAAATATATTTTTAAAATACATTATCCTTAATGTCATCGACAAGCAAAATTACGACAATCGCTACACTCAAGTCATCAACAATACCCAACCAAATGTCAATCTCGCGCTAATTACGCATTTAAGCGCACTAAGCTGGCAGATTTATGATGAGCACTTAAGCCTTAAGGAAGCAAAGATAGGATTTGAGGATATGATGCATAAAGCGCGCCTTGCTCCTATTCCTACGGCATTTTTTGTCAGCTTTGCAAATGCTACATTTTGCAAGCTTTTTGACGGGGATTTTGGGGCGTTGGTGTGTATTTTTATGGGGACTTTTGTGGGATTTTGGTTGCGGTTTTTCTGCCAAAAAATCAAGCTTGATATGCGCGCGCAATTTTTATTTACTTCTTTTTTGTCATCGTTTGTGGCGTATATCGGCGTTTGGCTAGGTCTTACGCATACGCCTGAGATTGCTATTGGTGGAAGTATTTTGTATTTGATTCCGGGCGTGCTTATCATTAATGCCCTTGTAGATATTATCCAAGAAAACACGCTTATGGGGGTTAGCAGGACGATAAATATGATTGTGGTTATGCTATGTCTTGCAGGCGGGGTGTATATGACTTTGGAGATTACAAAAGTGAGTATTTTAAATGTTTGA
- a CDS encoding zinc ribbon domain-containing protein translates to MNKHLKQLIEIAQIDKESDAFEPMIKEKTKTLNALLASQDQQKSAITAIAESKDELKLAIVRNELSIQENSQKIEEIAQKTKEVRSDREARALAIEEDLAREQIKHANSEIERLNKELESKEQEQAQKQAKQDELQAQIQELQVATDAEVKRIREQQHEIFLKKEKAIASIDQKVIIFYEKIRKWAKNTSVVPVKKQACGGCFIRINNKLYTEILQSNDIITCPHCGRILYIEENV, encoded by the coding sequence ATGAATAAACATTTAAAACAACTCATCGAAATTGCTCAAATCGACAAAGAATCTGATGCGTTTGAGCCGATGATAAAAGAAAAAACAAAAACCCTCAATGCACTTTTGGCTTCACAAGATCAGCAAAAAAGCGCAATCACAGCCATAGCAGAATCTAAAGACGAACTAAAATTAGCAATTGTGCGCAATGAGCTTTCAATCCAAGAAAATTCCCAAAAAATCGAGGAGATCGCCCAAAAAACAAAAGAAGTGCGATCTGATAGAGAAGCGCGCGCACTTGCTATCGAAGAAGATCTTGCGCGAGAGCAGATAAAACACGCAAATAGCGAGATAGAGCGACTCAATAAAGAGCTAGAATCTAAAGAGCAAGAGCAAGCCCAAAAGCAAGCCAAGCAAGATGAGCTTCAAGCTCAAATACAAGAGCTTCAAGTAGCAACAGACGCAGAGGTGAAACGTATTAGAGAGCAGCAACATGAAATTTTCCTCAAAAAAGAAAAAGCCATTGCCTCTATCGATCAAAAAGTGATTATTTTTTATGAAAAAATCCGCAAATGGGCGAAAAATACAAGTGTCGTGCCGGTTAAAAAACAAGCTTGTGGCGGGTGCTTTATCCGCATAAATAACAAACTCTACACAGAGATTTTGCAAAGTAATGACATCATCACTTGCCCTCATTGTGGCAGAATCCTCTACATCGAAGAAAATGTTTAA
- the waaA gene encoding lipid IV(A) 3-deoxy-D-manno-octulosonic acid transferase, translated as MFNYFYLFLCALVYGISLPFLIITSFRTKHRRSIPARFFLDQRFCADFKPALWFHACSFGEIKSIEPIITSLLSHTQSNQTPYQILITTITQTGYNLAQKTYHNHSNIRIHYLPFEIFLPLYKHRLKSLQTLIVTEAELWFELFYLAKSLKAKTLLINARISNASYPKYKKLAFLYRKIFSYIDKILAQTQNDMNHFLTLGANEVCVFGNLKLLATPTITHTYPKPDKLCIIGASTHHTEEEMILESFLALKATHHNAILFLAPRHPERFILVEELLQKNLLRYAKLSDGFRDDVDVLLIDKLMELNNFYAIGDVVILGGAFIKAGGHNPIEPAYFHNKIISGTHIFNQHALFECIQGYTLTQNLTQTLLSFETIPKSQILSIDSKLPELCKEITKGIHNAKSI; from the coding sequence ATGTTTAATTATTTCTATCTCTTTTTGTGCGCTCTTGTATATGGCATAAGTTTGCCATTTCTTATCATCACAAGCTTTCGCACAAAGCACAGACGCTCAATTCCTGCGCGTTTTTTCTTGGATCAAAGATTTTGTGCTGATTTTAAGCCTGCCTTGTGGTTTCATGCTTGCTCGTTTGGTGAGATAAAATCCATAGAGCCAATCATCACTTCCCTTTTGTCTCACACACAATCCAATCAAACCCCCTATCAAATCCTCATCACCACAATCACCCAAACAGGCTATAATCTCGCACAAAAAACCTACCACAATCACAGCAACATTCGCATTCATTATTTGCCATTTGAGATATTTTTGCCCTTATATAAACACCGCTTAAAGTCATTGCAAACACTCATCGTTACAGAAGCAGAGCTATGGTTTGAGCTTTTTTATCTTGCCAAAAGCCTAAAGGCAAAGACTTTGCTTATCAATGCTAGAATCTCAAATGCGTCCTACCCAAAGTATAAAAAGCTTGCGTTTTTGTATCGCAAAATCTTCTCATATATCGATAAAATCCTAGCCCAAACACAAAACGATATGAATCATTTTCTCACTCTTGGGGCAAATGAAGTCTGTGTATTTGGCAATCTCAAGCTCCTTGCAACCCCGACGATTACACACACCTACCCTAAGCCTGATAAACTCTGCATTATCGGTGCTTCGACACATCACACAGAAGAAGAGATGATTTTAGAATCTTTCCTTGCACTCAAAGCCACACATCATAATGCAATTTTATTTCTTGCGCCTCGCCACCCGGAGAGATTTATACTCGTAGAGGAATTACTCCAAAAAAATCTACTGCGCTATGCAAAGCTAAGTGATGGATTCCGCGATGATGTTGATGTGCTACTTATTGATAAATTAATGGAGCTTAATAATTTTTATGCTATTGGCGATGTTGTGATTTTAGGCGGGGCATTTATCAAAGCAGGCGGACATAATCCAATCGAGCCAGCGTATTTTCACAATAAAATCATTAGTGGCACACATATTTTCAATCAGCACGCATTATTTGAGTGCATACAAGGTTATACGCTCACCCAGAATCTCACCCAAACGCTTCTATCATTTGAGACTATCCCTAAATCTCAAATCCTCTCGATAGATTCTAAGCTTCCAGAGCTTTGCAAAGAAATCACGAAAGGAATACACAATGCAAAAAGCATATAA
- the glyQ gene encoding glycine--tRNA ligase subunit alpha: MALSFSDILLKLQEFWKQQGCIILQPYDIPAGAGTFHPATLLRSLDSTPWSVAYVAPSRRPTDGRYGENPNRLGSYYQFQVLIKPSVPNIQELYLQSLQMLGLDSSKHDVRFIEDNWESPTLGAWGLGWEVWLDGMEVTQFTYFQQVGGIACDPVAVEITYGVERLAMYIQGVESVFDICWNDDGKHIVKYADVHLESEYEFSKYHFEIADTTMLFEAFAMAQKEAVRCLDSGVVLPAYDWVMLSSHYFNILDARKAISVTERQNYILKIREQARGCAMLYKEQENERAERLQAQKQTTYKPHK, translated from the coding sequence ATGGCATTAAGCTTTTCAGACATACTACTCAAACTTCAAGAGTTTTGGAAGCAGCAAGGTTGCATTATTCTTCAGCCTTATGATATTCCCGCAGGTGCTGGCACATTTCACCCTGCGACATTGCTAAGAAGTCTAGATTCTACGCCATGGAGTGTGGCGTATGTCGCGCCTTCGCGTCGTCCAACTGATGGGCGATATGGCGAGAATCCAAACCGCCTAGGAAGCTACTATCAATTTCAAGTCTTAATCAAGCCGAGCGTGCCAAATATTCAAGAGCTGTATTTACAATCGCTCCAAATGCTAGGGCTAGATTCTAGTAAGCATGATGTGCGCTTTATCGAGGATAATTGGGAGTCGCCAACGCTTGGTGCTTGGGGGCTTGGCTGGGAAGTGTGGCTTGATGGTATGGAAGTTACACAATTTACTTATTTTCAGCAAGTCGGCGGAATCGCGTGCGATCCTGTGGCAGTTGAGATTACTTATGGGGTTGAGCGATTGGCGATGTATATTCAAGGCGTAGAATCTGTGTTTGATATTTGCTGGAATGATGATGGCAAACATATCGTCAAATACGCTGATGTGCATTTGGAGAGTGAGTATGAGTTCTCAAAATATCACTTTGAGATAGCTGATACAACTATGCTTTTTGAAGCCTTTGCTATGGCACAAAAAGAAGCGGTGCGATGTTTAGATTCTGGTGTTGTTTTGCCCGCGTATGATTGGGTTATGCTTTCATCTCATTATTTTAATATCCTTGATGCGCGCAAGGCAATCTCCGTAACAGAGCGTCAAAACTATATCCTAAAGATTCGAGAGCAAGCAAGGGGTTGTGCTATGCTGTATAAAGAGCAAGAAAATGAGCGCGCAGAGCGACTCCAAGCCCAAAAACAAACCACGTACAAACCACACAAATAA
- a CDS encoding alpha/beta fold hydrolase: MTTSIKHSQRTFQSDFGKVAYDLYEPALDVALPVRIIQIAHGMVEHKGRYCWVAHELAKNGYIVAISDHRGHGESVNAESKITLGEMGEDGFQKAAYDLYKLNCTLKELYPKAEIILLGHSMGSLLARRYLLLYGDSICALILSGTPAYNPLLPLGIWLGRAFGFFDLAIVKNLGAKVLNRLSFGGFNKKLLKHNKMKRKQTPSLDSAKANNMRWLCSDNQVVQEYITDPKCDFIFSLQSFLNLFHGTQEVYSPNYPEPKNPLLPVLFVSGYDDACGDFGEGVQKARIHLQTQGYKDVEIILYQDARHEILNEPHIKQQVIQDILLWLRDRLK; encoded by the coding sequence ATGACAACTTCGATAAAACACTCTCAAAGGACTTTTCAGTCGGATTTTGGCAAAGTCGCTTATGATTTGTATGAGCCTGCGCTAGATGTGGCATTGCCTGTGAGGATTATCCAAATCGCTCATGGAATGGTCGAGCACAAAGGAAGGTATTGCTGGGTCGCGCACGAGCTTGCTAAAAATGGCTATATCGTTGCCATAAGCGATCATCGAGGGCATGGCGAGAGTGTCAATGCAGAATCTAAAATCACTTTGGGTGAAATGGGCGAAGATGGATTCCAAAAAGCTGCATATGATTTGTATAAGCTAAATTGCACGCTCAAAGAGCTTTATCCTAAGGCGGAGATTATTTTGCTCGGACATTCTATGGGCTCTTTGCTTGCAAGGCGGTATTTGCTGCTGTATGGGGATTCTATATGTGCGCTTATCTTAAGTGGCACGCCTGCGTATAATCCATTGCTACCACTTGGCATTTGGCTAGGTAGGGCATTTGGTTTTTTTGATTTGGCGATTGTGAAAAATCTAGGCGCAAAAGTGCTAAATCGGCTTAGCTTTGGTGGATTTAACAAAAAACTTCTCAAACACAATAAAATGAAGCGCAAACAAACCCCAAGCCTTGATAGCGCAAAAGCAAATAACATGCGTTGGCTTTGCTCAGATAATCAAGTCGTGCAAGAATACATCACAGATCCAAAGTGTGATTTTATTTTTTCATTGCAAAGTTTTCTCAATCTTTTTCATGGCACACAAGAAGTATATAGCCCTAATTACCCTGAACCCAAAAATCCGCTTTTGCCTGTTTTGTTTGTCAGTGGATATGATGATGCGTGCGGTGATTTTGGCGAGGGCGTGCAAAAAGCTAGAATCCATTTGCAAACGCAAGGATACAAAGATGTTGAGATTATCCTTTATCAAGATGCGCGACATGAGATTCTTAATGAGCCACACATTAAGCAACAAGTCATTCAAGATATATTGCTTTGGCTAAGAGATAGGCTCAAATAA
- the mqnF gene encoding aminofutalosine deaminase family hydrolase → MLLGSSFVFVCDSDFSVIKNGGVVYENGEIIEVGIFEELRAKYQNLDSRFYEDSVLLPAFINAHIHFEFGANHFHFDYGGFPQWLSSVMKNRDDVLDKIDSIICDEISSQLECGVGSVGAISSYGLDMQALTQSPLKVVYFNEAIGSNPAAIDMLFSDFKARFERSLALSSSTFFPAIAIHSPYSVHNVLARHIINIAKANQSLLSTHFLESKAEREWLSHGKGWFLDFYTNVLKIPNPKPFYTIDEFFELFSGLRAVFVHMTNATQSELRATLDSHHSIITCPRSNKLLDGKIFNLNALRSATKSTQCKAFDVDSLDSANLDSARIALASNSPTSSTIATHHHTTNHLAIGTDGMSSNFNLNLLDELRAGLLCMDTNIENLAKELLLMATHNGAKALNLNNGILQKGRLADFAIFHIPHITNSTQPHLHFIMSAQKVSTLILSGKVIL, encoded by the coding sequence ATGCTACTTGGTTCTAGCTTTGTATTTGTGTGCGATAGCGATTTTAGTGTGATTAAAAATGGCGGGGTTGTGTATGAAAATGGCGAGATTATAGAAGTTGGCATATTTGAGGAATTGAGGGCAAAATACCAGAATCTAGATTCTAGATTCTATGAAGATAGCGTGCTTTTGCCGGCTTTTATCAATGCTCATATTCATTTTGAGTTTGGAGCAAATCACTTTCATTTTGATTATGGTGGATTCCCGCAATGGCTCTCTAGCGTTATGAAAAATCGCGATGATGTGCTTGATAAAATAGATTCTATTATTTGTGATGAGATTAGCTCGCAGCTTGAATGTGGAGTCGGAAGTGTGGGTGCTATCTCAAGCTATGGGCTTGATATGCAAGCACTTACTCAAAGCCCGCTTAAAGTTGTGTATTTCAATGAAGCCATTGGCTCAAATCCCGCAGCCATTGATATGCTTTTTTCGGATTTCAAAGCTCGATTTGAGCGATCGCTTGCCCTTTCTTCAAGCACATTTTTTCCAGCCATAGCCATTCACTCGCCATATTCTGTGCATAATGTGCTTGCGCGCCATATCATAAACATCGCCAAAGCCAATCAATCCCTGCTCTCCACACACTTCCTAGAATCTAAAGCCGAGCGCGAATGGCTCTCACATGGCAAGGGGTGGTTTTTGGATTTTTATACCAATGTGCTTAAAATCCCAAATCCTAAGCCTTTTTATACGATAGATGAATTTTTTGAGCTTTTTAGTGGATTGCGGGCAGTGTTTGTGCATATGACAAACGCCACGCAATCTGAGCTAAGAGCCACGCTAGATTCTCATCATTCTATCATCACTTGCCCAAGAAGCAATAAACTTCTTGATGGCAAGATTTTTAATCTCAATGCGCTTAGATCTGCCACCAAATCCACTCAATGTAAGGCTTTTGATGTGGATTCTTTAGATTCTGCTAATTTAGATTCTGCGCGCATAGCTTTAGCTTCAAATTCCCCCACTTCAAGCACCATAGCTACACATCATCACACCACAAATCACCTTGCCATAGGCACTGATGGTATGAGCTCAAATTTCAATCTCAATCTCCTTGATGAGCTAAGAGCAGGACTTTTGTGTATGGATACAAATATCGAGAATCTCGCCAAAGAGCTTTTATTAATGGCAACCCACAATGGCGCAAAAGCACTCAATCTCAATAATGGTATTTTGCAAAAAGGCAGGCTTGCGGATTTTGCGATTTTTCATATCCCACATATCACCAATTCCACGCAGCCTCATTTGCATTTCATCATGTCAGCACAAAAAGTCTCTACGCTCATTCTTAGTGGAAAAGTTATTCTCTAA